Part of the Woronichinia naegeliana WA131 genome, GCACGCTCAGATGAAAGAGTGCGTAATGCCATTGAGGGTAAATTCGGACAGGGAAAGAGGAAATTTAGTCTTGGTCGAGTGATGGCCAAACTACCTGAGACCTCGGAAACGGTAATTGCGATGAACTTTTTGGTAATGAATCTTTCTACTCTACTTCAGAAGACAAAAAGTAAAAAGTTGTAGAGTCGTTTTTCTTGTGAAAAATGGTGTTAATTTTCCTCTCTTTTGTGAGGAGTGATTTGTGTTGACCTTTTTAGACAGAAAGGAACAATAGATTAAACAAAATCTGTATTTTGATTTGTTTCCATAAGGATAAGTTATCTATGCTTTTTCAGTCCATACTTCCCTAACCCACATTTCTTTCGTTTTTTGACTTTTTCAGCAAGCCCTACATAGTATAGACTCCGAAACACCATCTCTACTGAGATTTTTTCTTTCGGTTGATTTAGAGCAATCGCCACTTCCCCTACCAATTGATTTAAGACCGTATAGAAAATCAAAGTGCAAATAATCTGGATTTGGACACCATTCTTATTCCCTACCCATAAATAGGCTAGTCCTAAAAGTCTTTTCGTTAATAAAAAGGCTTCTTCGATTGTCCATCGTCTTCGATATAAATCACAGACCTCTTCGGCGGACAGTTGTTCGGGAGACAACACATTTGTTAAATACTGATACCAGATTGTTCCCCATAATACTGAGACTAATCTCACCGGATGCTTGCAAGGATTAGAACGGTAATTTCCCATAATGATAATCTCATCTCTGTAATGACTACCTTGAGACAATACTTGTTTGGTTTTGTAAGATGTACCCGCTCTAAATCTGGTTAGAAAAAACTTTTTAGCTTCTGTTAACAAATCAAACCACACAAAGCTAAAAAATCCCATATCTACGAGAATTAAACCATTTTCTGGTAATTTAGCTGCCAATTCTTCACACCATATTTTATCATTTGATTTATCATTTTCTGTGTACCATAAAGTAACGGGTCTTTGGGTAAAGGCTTCCACTACCATCATTATTTTACCCCCCAATTTACTCTTTTCTTCTTTACTTATTTTCATATTTTTCCTTATCTGCTCTAGCGTTGAGCCATCTGCTATCCACACTGCACTAAACTTTTCTCTTATTTTTTCCCATTTTTCTCCTACTTGGAGCTTCTTCCCTTTTTCGGCTGCTTTTTCTAACACTCCTTTTAGTAATATTGCAAATATTTCGGCTGGCACATTCATCATTCTTTTTGATACTGCCTGTTTGCTTACTTTTAATGATGCTACCCATAGCAATCCCTCTTCCTCTAACAGTCTTACCGCTTCACTTATACCCGCTATTTGACGATACACTATACTTAACACTAATGCCACCATTATTGGTAAATTTAATACCCTATCTCTCATCATTTTCTCATGAGTTCCCTGTAAATATTTTAATGGTGTAAACATTGTGGGTTCTAGTAATTCAAACAACTCTTTTGTTATTTCAGGGATTTCTACCCCTGGCTGATTTGTCTTACGACGTAAGTCTGGGTTTCCTTTTCTCCGAGGATGTTGTCTTGCCATTTGTTTTTTGCTCACTTTTTTATATACTAACCTTTTTTTCAGCCTACTCTTACTTCCGCCTGCTTTTAGGCTAATCTTTTGTGAGTAGGCATTTTGGCTTAAGTTGACACCAATGAAAGCTTGCGCCCAATAAATTTATGCCCAATAAATTTCACATTTACAATAATTTACGCCCAATTATCCAACCCCATGATGAAATACAATCCTGAACATCATCATCGCCGTTCAATACGCATTCAAGGATACGATTATTCCAAAACAGGAATTTATTTTGTCACTATTTGTACCCATCAACGCCAATGTTTATTCGGAGAAATTCGCAACGAGAAAATGATCCTTAATCAAATTGGAAAAATCGTTACCCAAGAATGGTTAAAATCCGCAGAAATTCGTCAAGAAATTGTATTAGATGAATGGATAATTATGCCCAATCATTTACATGGAATTGTGGGGATTGATAAAAAAGACGACAACGATTTCAAAGGCGATAACAATAAGGGCGCAAGCCTTCATTGGTGTCAACTTAAGCCAAAATGCCTACTCACAAAAGATTAGCCTAAAAGCAGGCGGAAGTAAGAGTAGGCTGAAAAAAAGGTTAGTATATAAAAAAGTGAGCAAAAAACAAATGGCAAGACAACATCCTCGGAGAAAAGGAAACCCAGACTTACGTCGTAAGACAAATCAGCCAGGGGTAGAAATCCCTGAAATAACAAAAGAGTTGTTTGAATTACTAGAACCCACAATGTTTACACCATTAAAATATTTACAGGGAACTCATGAGAAAATGATGAGAGATAGGGTGCTAAATTTACCAGTAATGGTGGCATTAGTGTTAAGTATAGTGTATCGTCAAATAGCGGGTATAAGTGAAGCGGTAAGACTGTTAGAGGAAGAGGGATTGCTATGGGTAGCATCATTAAAAGTAAGCAAACAGGCAGTATCAAAAAGAATGATGAATGTGCCAGCCGAAATATTTGCAATATTACTAAAAGGAGTGTTAGAAAAAGCAGCCGAAAAAGGGAAGAAGCTCCAAGTAGGAGAAAAATGGGAAAAAATAAGAGAAAAGTTTAGTGCAGTGTGGATAGCAGATGGCTAAACGCTAGAGCAGATAAGGAAAAATATGAAAATAAGTAAAGAAGAAAAGAGTAAATTGGGGGGTAAAATAATGATGGTAGTGGAAGCCTTTACCCAAAGACCCGTTACTTTATGGTACACAGAAAATGATAAATCAAATGATAAAATATGGTGTGAAGAATTGGCAGCTAAATTACCAGAAAATGGTTTAATTCTCGTAGATATGGGATTTTTTAGCTTTGTGTGGTTTGATTTGTTAACAGAAGCTAAAAAGTTTTTTCTAACCAGATTTAGAGCGGGTACATCTTACAAAACCAAACAAGTATTGTCTCAAGGTAGTCATTACAGAGATGAGATTATCATTATGGGAAATTACCGTTCTAATCCTTGCAAGCATCCGGTGAGATTAGTCTCAGTATTATGGGGAACAATCTGGTATCAGTATTTAACAAATGTGTTGTCCCCCGAACAACTGTCCGCCGAAGAGGTCTGTGATTTATATCGAAGACGATGGACAATCGAAGAAGCCTTTTTATTAACGAAAAGACTTTTAGGACTAGCCTATTTATGGGTAGGGAATAAGAATGGTGTCCAAATCCAGATTATTTGCACTTTGATTTTCTATACGGTCTTAAATCAATTGGTAGGGGAAGTGGCGATTGCTCTAAATCAACCGAAAGAAAAAATCTCAGTAGAGATGGTGTTTCGGAGTCTATACTATGTAGCGAAGGCTATTGCTAGAGGAGAAAAGCCTGATACAGTAACCTATCTGGCTGAACGTGCTAAGTTATTTGGTTTGGTCAAAGCTGAGAGAAAGCGACATCGAGAAAAGGCCGCTCTCAATCAACAAATTTGGGAACCCATTCCTTTAAGTTGACACGGATGGCAAGCCTTGCGCCCCTACAGAAAGATAAACAAAAACCGAAATCATTATCATCATTTGTTGGTGGTTTTAAATCTTCTGTAACCAAGACAATTAAGCCTATTTGTGATCATCCCAATCCTGTTATTTGGCAACGCAATTATTATGAAATTATTGTGAAAGATGAAAAGCAATTAAATCAGATTAGACAATACATTATTAATAATCCTCAAAAATGGGATGAAGACCCCGAAAAACCTGATAACCTTTCTACGGAAATATTCACAGATTTACATTTTTAATTATCAAAACCCAAATCATGCTCAAATATAATTGCGATCGCCGTGAATATTCTGCCATTTACCTCCAGTGCTATTGTAGAAGAACAAGCCCATTATCAAAGGAGAAAAACATGAAATCAGAATATGACTTTTCCAAAGCGGAACAAGGTAAATTTTATGATACTGATGCGACTTTTCATTATCCCATTTATCTTGAGACAGACGTTGATCAGTTTTTACAAAAAATAGCTGAAAATAAAAACATTAACCTACAAATTTTAGTCAATGAATTACTAAGAAATAACATTAAAATTATTCAATCTGTTCAACAGGAGAATTTTTCATGTTTCTATGATTTTAAAATTTTGATGTGGCGATCGCTTTTTTGACAATGATTAAAAAAACAATGTTGATTAAAATTAATTTGGTAGGGGCGCAAGGCTTGCACCCATGAAATAGTTAAGTCTATAGTTTTAACTTATACTCATCACTACAGACATAACTATTTTTTGGTAATTTTCAGATAATCTTCTAGTTTCTTCTTATTGAGAGCGTCTAATTAGAATCGATTTAGGCACACGAATTAAATGATAAACTCCCTTTTTAGCAATCAATTGATAATCCTCTTGTTTAAGTTTAAAACGCTCTAGTAATTGCGGATCGGTGACAATCAATACTGTTGCTAAAGGATTAGGATCATTTTCTTTTTGCAGTAATTCGATCGCATAGGGCACATCATCTAGAAAAGTAGCTGGATGTTGACTATAATAGACCAAACTATAGCGAGGATAACCCATCACAAAAATACATTCCTTGGGTTTAACCGTCTGACCGGCAATTTGGGATAATTCCCGAAAAGGTTGCTGACGTTGGCTATCCATAATGGGAGCGAGGGACGGAATCACAAAAATCATGGTTCCTAGAAAACCGACTAAATTCGCACTCCATAACCAAGCTCGAAAAGGTTTGTGGAAAAGAGATACCCCCATTAAAAGTGTTGCCAAACTTAAAATTAGGCTAAAAACAATAGGTAAACCCGATTCACTTAAGACTTGAGCAAAGTTGGGATAGGCCGGATCACTGCCGACGAATTGGGGACTAATAAAGGCCGCGATCGCCATGACCAGCAATAGAATGAAATTAAAAATGCCACTGGCAAAAAATGCCCAGGAATATTTAATTTTTGTGGGGGCTAAAGAGATTTCCTCAGACCAAAAGAGAGTGATCATGATGGCACCGGCGGGAACAATGGGGAGAATATAACCCGCCAATTTAGTGGCTGCACTGGAGAAAAAGAGTAAAATTAATATAAACCAGAAAAAGCAAAATAATCCTAGTTGGCGATCGCGGGGACTATGTTGCCACACTTTACGTCGCCAGAACTGTAATCGTGCCAAAGTTAAGGGCAAAAAAGTTGACCAAGGTAACAATAAAATGAAACACCAAGGTAGATAAAAATACCAAGGGCCGGCATGGCGATACAGCACAGAGGTAAAACGTTGAAAATTACTAAACCCTAAAAAACTATTGAGAAAGGTTAAACCATTGGCTTGGGTCGCTAGGGCGTACCAGGGAACTGCAATGCCGCAAAAAATGACAATCATTGCTAATAACAAACCTTTGACTTCTCGCCAGACAGCTTGCCACTGGCCGACATACCCTAAAAAGGCTGCAATGGCTAAACTGGGCAACAATAACCCCACTGGCCCCTTGGCTAAAACGGCGATCGCGGCAAAAACAGGGGTCAGACCATACCAAATTTTTTGGACTTTGGGTCGCTCCGAGTTAACGTAGCCCAGATAAAAACTCAGCATGGTTAAGGCGATCGCACTGGACAAAAACATATCCGTCACCGAAGTACGGCCCCAACCGACCCAACCTGGATTCAGGGCCAGGATGCCAGCCCCTAGCCAGGCTCTGATCCATAACGATCGAGTCGATTCTGTTTTTTCGCCGAGGAAAAAGCCCCAGAAACGCAGGGTATAAAAACTGAGCCAAACAACGGCGATCGCGCAAAGAGCAACGGGTAAACGGGGCGCCCATTCACTCACCCCAAAGAGTTTAAAACTGAGAGCCACTAGCCAATAGCCCCAAACCGGATAATCAAAAAAAGTTTGTCCATTCCAATGGGGAGTAATCCAATCATTCGTGAGATACATTTGATGGGCAACTTCGACAAATAAAGCTTCGGTTTTATCCATCACTCCCAAAACGCCAATATTCCACAGAAAAGCCACCCAACTCAGCAATAACAACCAGGCCAGGGAAATCAGCCAACATTGTTGAGGCTTTTGCTCAAAAGTTTGCCACCAAACGACTAACGAATTTTTCAACGGTTTTTAGCTCCTGGGGATCACACCATCACAGGTTGAGTATAATTTCAATGAGGGTTAATTAACAGACAGGGCAAACGCATCTTATCCGAGTAAAACCTTAAGGAGATAGTCCTCGTCCCAACCAGCGCGTAGCCGTTTATTCTTGATACCAAGTTTCAGAGTATTTTCCTTTGTGAGCAAGTTAAGAGCGATATGGCGTAAGACGGCTAAATTCTCAGGAGCAAAATCCTTACGAATGCGACAAGCATCCTCATTGAAGGCCAAGTCTAGAACCCAATGTAAAGAGTTTTCTATCAACCAATGACTACGAACAGATTGGGATAATTTTTGAGCATTACTCGACAGGCTACTGATATAGTAGCGAGTCTCATACTCTGTTTTGTCTTTCAATCGTCTCTCCGCTTTAATCATACAGATGCTCGTCAACTTTGCCCATTTCTCCCCACCCAGCAAAAATTCTGTTTGTTCCATCGTCCAGCAACGGCGAATTTCAATCCGTCCATGTCCCTTGTCTATTGTTTGATGAAAATCATGCTTAATTCCCGCAAAATTAACCGATTGAGCATGAGCAAATAATTGTTCAACATCCTCACATAGATTACCTTGATTGCCTTTCAATGCCAAAACATAATCTCCCCCTCGCCCTACTATCTGTTGGGCAATCTTTGTCTGAGTTCCCATGGCATCAATCGTTACGATACAACCTTTGACCTCTAGCATTTTCAGGAGTTTAGGAATCGCCGTGATTTCATTCGATTTGCTTTCCACCTTGCACTGTCCTAGTACTAGACGATTTGCTGTTGCCCATGCACTTACCATCTGAATTGCGCCCTTTCCGTTGGCATTATCATAGGAGTGGCGAAGGGTTTTGCCGTCAATCGCTATCACTTCCCCTTCACGGGTGCGACCTTTAGTTGATAAAAGCTGTTGTAATCAGGGTTCTACAGGGAACCCATATTGATCAAGTTTTGCCCAAAATTGACTCCATCGTTCCTTGGTCAATACCAAAGCTCGTAGGCTCAAAATAATTCCTGCTCCTTTTTCCTTCCATCGCATCCCTGAACAACATAATCGTTGTTTGACCAACGTCTTACAAGCTGCTTCCATAACACCTGAACCAATCGGATACTTTTTCTCTATGTATTCAGCATAATCCATTTGATGCTGATGATTCTCGTAATAAGTAATCGCCGCTTGTAGTTTCTCGGTAAGATTCTTAGAATGACTTTTTTCTTCTTTGACTTCTTTCATCAGATTTAGCAGTTCTCCTGCTTTTCCTTTTTCATGCTTGAGTTCTCGACAATTTTCAGTCAACCATTCTTTTTGTTTTGACACGGTATTCGGATGCAACGCTTCTGCCAAGGCACCTAAGTAACCAGAGGCATGATAGAAATCTAATATCTGTTCTTCCGTTTGCTTTTCTAAAAACTTCCAATTTGATTCTGCCCCGTCTGCTATCCCGACCAATGTTGCCTCTGGATAACGGTTTTTCGCTCGCTCAATTTCTCTTTCTAATCTTTCTAGAAAACTCTTTTTTCCATACTCTGGTGCCGCACCTAGATAGATTGTAGGTTGACGTTCGCCTTCACTATCGTATAGGGAAACGGTTCCCACCATTGCTTCACGGTAGCCATCCTCACACATCAGCATACAGGTTCCATCTAATCCTATTCCCACTGTTGCAATTTGGCTATCCTCCTTGGGCGGGGCATAACTCCACGCTTCTTCTTTTGCCTGTACCACACTTCCTACTGCTTCACTCAATCTTTGGATATAGGATAGCGCTACTTTTCTACCATGATTTTCTAATAAATCATTTTTCACCTCTTTGCCTGCCATCCCTGACATTTTTGAGGATACCTGTTTTGCCAATAATGGCGTTGATGTTATGATTATCCTTGCTTCTCTTTCTAAGGGGCAATACGTTTTTCCTCAAAGGTGAACGCTGATATACATGACGATTCACTATAACCTCACCATAAGGTGTTTGATATTCTTTCGGTTGCTCTCCCTTACTCTTCCAGATTTCTTCACCGATTTTTAAGGGTGAACCATCTGTATCTAAATATTTCAAGGCTTCTTTGCTGGCGATGCAACCTACTTCGTTTAAGCCTTTTTGAATATTTATTTCTGTATCCAACATTGAACGACTGAGTTCTAATGTTAGTTCTATTTTTATCTTTGAACCCTCTACATTAATTAGTTTTGCTGTCATCATTGTTTCCTCTTTGTCACTTTTCATCCCATGTTAACACTTTTCTTTTCCTTCATCAACTAAAGGTCACACCCCCCTTCACCCTTCACTTACCTCCGCTATACTTTTGACCCAATGCAGAAAACAGTCTTGAAATTGCTCTGGGTTCAGACTAGCAAATACACGCGCAAACGTATCGTCGGAGGGGATGCCATTCGGCAATTCCAAAATTTTTTTTAGCCATTGATGTTTAGCCTTGCCGAAACTTTCCATGGCTACCCAACCTTCTGCTCCACAAATAACGGCTAAGATGGCAATCGTTAGAATATCAATGAGTTTATGCCGTTTTGTTCGTTCGATGCGAGGGTCATCTATTTCGGCAAAGTGTTCTACCAGTCTATATTTGGGTCGGAGTTTCATCGCTTTTGTTTTCTATGCACTTTCCCTTATTTTCCCTTATCCATCCCTCTATAATGTTCTTGTATCTGTATCATTTTTAGATGCGTTCGCCCTGTGAGCCCGACCTGAAATCTTGACAAGAACAACGGCTGGCAACGATAATTAGAGATCGTGTGTCTAATGCCTTGCTCGGATCAGGTTCAGACCTCATTATCTACCAAATCCAAGGTAAGTAGCCTCGCGGATACCTGTACGGCAAATTAACCAGAAAAATCATGAGTTACGCCATTATTGAAGCCGGGGGAACCCAACTCAGAGTGGAACCAGGTCGTTTTTATGATCTCAATCACCTCGAAGGAGAACCCGAAGCTAGTTATGTGATCGATAAAGTGTTGTTAGTCAATAACGATAGCCAAATCACCGTCGGTCAGCCATTTGTTGCTGGAGCAACGGTGGAAGGAGAAATTCTTTTCCATCGTCGGGGTCGCAAGATTATCGTTTATAAAATGCGTCCGAAAAAGAAAACCCGTAAAAAACGGGGGCATCGTCAGGAATTAACCCGTTTACTGATTAAATCCATTAGTATTGATGGAACGGCGATCGCCACTATCTCAGAAGAGGATCTCAAAAAACCTGTATTAGTTTCACCGGAAGAATCCCTTACCTTTGATGAAGATTTAGTTGAATCCGATGAAGATTTAGTTGAATCCGATGAAGATTAATTCATTTTTTATTAATTAGGAGTAACTAACGATGGCTCATAAGAAAGGAACAGGGAGTACCCGCAACGGTCGGGACTCCAATTCTAAACGGTTAGGAGTTAAACGCTACGGTGGTCAAGTTGTCAAAGCCGGCAATATCATCATTCGTCAACGGGGAACTAGAGTTCATCCTGGTGAAAATGTGGGACGGGGTAGCGATGATACGCTCTTTTCTCTCATTGATGGCATTGTCAAATTCGAGTACAAAACCCAAAGTCGTCGCAAGGTAAGCGTTTACCCCGTGGCAGCAGAATAAATTTTGGACTGATGTTGAATTGTCTAAGGGTGGGCTAAAGCTCGCCTTTTTTTGTAAATTTTTTCTGTGAATTAAGCAAAAATAGCTAAAAACCCCGCCCAGAATGAATTTTAGAACGAGGTTTTTGAACGGATTAGTTGGTTAAAGAATTAATCTAAATAACTCATTAAGATAGCCGGATCATCAATTTCATTAGAGGCAACAGGACGATTGCCCATAACCGAATAGGTTTCACTAATATTCAGGTGACTAATTTGAATAGGACGATTGCCAGAAATACTTAAGGTACTGCTCACTTCCATGCCACTAGCGGTGATGGGGCGAGAACTGCCAACGGCGTTATAAGTACTAACCACTTTCAAGTGACTCGCTTCAATGGGGCGATTACTCGGCAAGCCTGACTCATTCTTCAGGAAACGCAGACCACCAGATTTCTCTGGTAAAGACAGAGCCATTACTTCTTTTTCATCCTTTGGCTTTCTACCTCTGGCTGCTGTTTTCGGTGCGTCTTTTTCTTCGGTTTCCGCCGAGGGTGAAGTTGTCTCCAGCTTTTCCACTGTCATTGTTTTTAGTCTCCTTGGGTTAGCACAGTAAATTAAGTCTTTTTGCCCAGGGGCGGACGGGCCACCTTCGGCATTATTTAAAAATCACTTCTAAGATATTAAAGATACACCTATTGTTGAACCGTTGATAAATTCTCAAGATAGAGATCTGTAATATGCCTTATTATCCCAGACTATCGCTCCTTAGCTTCCATGACTTCTGATCTTTTCCAACTGCACTCGCCTTTTCAACCCACTGGGGATCAACCTAAGGCGATCGCCGCTCTTATCCAGTCTCTTCAGGCCAAGCATCGCTTTCAAACCCTCCTAGGGGCAACGGGAACAGGGAAAACCTTTGCGATCGCCGCCGTGATTGAGAAGCTCGGTCGTCCCACTTTAGTACTGGCCCATAATAAAACCCTAGCAGCCCAACTCTGCAATGAATTACGGCAATTTTTCCCTGAGAATGCCGTGGAATATTTTATTAGTTATTACGATTACTATCAACCCGAAGCCTATATTCCGGTCACGGATACCTATATTGAAAAAACGGCTGCCATTAATGAAGAAATTGATATGTTACGTCACTCAGCAACGCGATCGCTGTTTGAACGTCGAGATGTCATTGTTGTTGCGTCTATTAGTTGTATCTACGGCTTAGGGATGCCCGCCGAATATTTAAAAGCAGCCGTGCCGTTACAGGTGGGACAAGAACAAGATCCGCGCCAGCTAATTCGGAATTTAGTTAATGTTCAATATAGTCGCAAT contains:
- a CDS encoding IS4 family transposase; this translates as MARQHPRRKGNPDLRRKTNQPGVEIPEITKELFELLEPTMFTPLKYLQGTHEKMMRDRVLNLPIMVALVLSIVYRQIAGISEAVRLLEEEGLLWVASLKVSKQAVSKRMMNVPAEIFAILLKGVLEKAAEKGKKLQVGEKWEKIREKFSAVWIADGSTLEQIRKNMKISKEEKSKLGGKIMMVVEAFTQRPVTLWYTENDKSNDKIWCEELAAKLPENGLILVDMGFFSFVWFDLLTEAKKFFLTRFRAGTSYKTKQVLSQGSHYRDEIIIMGNYRSNPCKHPVRLVSVLWGTIWYQYLTNVLSPEQLSAEEVCDLYRRRWTIEEAFLLTKRLLGLAYLWVGNKNGVQIQIICTLIFYTVLNQLVGEVAIALNQPKEKISVEMVFRSLYYVGLAEKVKKRKKCGLGKYGLKKHR
- the rplU gene encoding 50S ribosomal protein L21, encoding MSYAIIEAGGTQLRVEPGRFYDLNHLEGEPEASYVIDKVLLVNNDSQITVGQPFVAGATVEGEILFHRRGRKIIVYKMRPKKKTRKKRGHRQELTRLLIKSISIDGTAIATISEEDLKKPVLVSPEESLTFDEDLVESDEDLVESDED
- the rpmA gene encoding 50S ribosomal protein L27 — its product is MAHKKGTGSTRNGRDSNSKRLGVKRYGGQVVKAGNIIIRQRGTRVHPGENVGRGSDDTLFSLIDGIVKFEYKTQSRRKVSVYPVAAE
- a CDS encoding glycosyltransferase family 39 protein, which gives rise to MKNSLVVWWQTFEQKPQQCWLISLAWLLLLSWVAFLWNIGVLGVMDKTEALFVEVAHQMYLTNDWITPHWNGQTFFDYPVWGYWLVALSFKLFGVSEWAPRLPVALCAIAVVWLSFYTLRFWGFFLGEKTESTRSLWIRAWLGAGILALNPGWVGWGRTSVTDMFLSSAIALTMLSFYLGYVNSERPKVQKIWYGLTPVFAAIAVLAKGPVGLLLPSLAIAAFLGYVGQWQAVWREVKGLLLAMIVIFCGIAVPWYALATQANGLTFLNSFLGFSNFQRFTSVLYRHAGPWYFYLPWCFILLLPWSTFLPLTLARLQFWRRKVWQHSPRDRQLGLFCFFWFILILLFFSSAATKLAGYILPIVPAGAIMITLFWSEEISLAPTKIKYSWAFFASGIFNFILLLVMAIAAFISPQFVGSDPAYPNFAQVLSESGLPIVFSLILSLATLLMGVSLFHKPFRAWLWSANLVGFLGTMIFVIPSLAPIMDSQRQQPFRELSQIAGQTVKPKECIFVMGYPRYSLVYYSQHPATFLDDVPYAIELLQKENDPNPLATVLIVTDPQLLERFKLKQEDYQLIAKKGVYHLIRVPKSILIRRSQ